From a single Brassica oleracea var. oleracea cultivar TO1000 chromosome C5, BOL, whole genome shotgun sequence genomic region:
- the LOC106344233 gene encoding uncharacterized protein LOC106344233, which translates to MVTLMLAEKNDELLIKNHNSRPTGAKAFPEVNATAVEYSGRRNQTNRGRGRRFNNKRGKPYYPKSIRSNKWVRSEQPPKGKETEEDTTKKSETVCYRCGCKGHWSRTCRTPPHLCKLYQESIKGKAKEVNLTENVEGTSYLESSDFANELD; encoded by the coding sequence ATGGTAACACTCATGTTGGCTGAAAAGAACGATGAGTTACTAATCAAAAACCATAATTCCCGACCTACGGGAGCCAAGGCATTTCCCGAAGTGAATGCTACGGCGGTAGAATATTCGGGAAGGAGAAACCAGACCAACCGAGGTCGTGGTCGGCGTTTCAACAACAAACGTGGAAAGCCTTACTATCCTAAAAGTATTAGATCTAACAAATGGGTTAGATCTGAACAACCTCCTAAAGGCAAAGAAACCGAAGAGGATACCACAAAGAAAAGTGAGACTGTATGTTACAGATGTGGATGTAAAGGACATTGGTCCCGTACCTGTCGTACTCCCCCACATTTGTGCAAGTTATATCAAGAATCCATAAAAGGAAAGGCTAAAGAGGTGAACCTCACAGAAAATGTTGAAGGGACTTCATACCTTGAATCCTCCGACTTCGCTAATGAGCTGGACTAG